Below is a genomic region from Mycolicibacterium neworleansense.
TCGGTGAGTTCGTCGGCGATCGCGAGCACGGTGGCCCGCACCCGCGGGTCGTCCGAGGGCAGGAACCGGGTCAGCACCGACAGCAGTAGCGACGCGTCCAGGGCGTCGTCGCCGTAGCGCTGGGTCAGCACGCCGCGGGAGTCCACGCCGCGGGCCAGGACGTCGGCCTTGATCTCCTCGGCCGTCGCGCGCCACTGCTGGGCGTAGCTCTTCTCACCCTGCAGTTCGGCCAGCTTCGATCCGCGGTCCAGCGCCACCCAGCACATGATCTTGCTTGAGGTGAAGTGCTGCGGTTCGCCGCGCACCTCCCAGATGCCCCGGTCGGGATCCTTCCAATGTTTGATCGCTTCCTCGACCTGGTTCTTCAGCACCGGCCACAGCGCTTCGGGGATCTGCTCGCGCGACTTGGCGTGCAGATACACCGAATCGAGCATCGTGCCCCAGATGTCGTGTTGCATCTGGTTGTAGGCGCCGTTGCCGATGCGCACGGGCCGGGCGTTGTCGTAGCCCGACAGGTGGTGCAGCTCTTCCTCGACCAGGCTGCGCTCGCCGCCGACCCCGTACATCACCTGCAGCGGGTGCCGTTCGCCGTTGTTGGCGCCCGACACGTCGGCGATGAACGAGAAGAAGTCGTCGGCTTCGCGATCCAGGCCGAGGGTGTACAGACCCCACAGGGCGAAGGTGGAGTCCCGGATCCACGAGTAGCGGTAGTCCCAGTTACGTTCGCCGTGTGGGGTTTCCGGCAGCGACGTGGTCGGTGCGGCCAGCAGGGCCCCGGTCGGGGAGTAGGTCAGCCCCTTCAGTGTCAGCGCGCTGCGCTGCAGGTACGACCGCCACGGGTGGTCGGGGAAGTCGCCGATGTTGATCCACTGCCGCCACGACTCGCTGGTCTTCCACATCTTCTCGGCGGCCTCTTCATAGGTCTGCGGGGCCGGGTGCTTGGACCAGCTCAGCGCGACGAACACGTTGTCGCCCTCGGTGAGCCGGGTGCGGGCCCGGGCCTCGCGGCCCTCGATGCCGATCCGCAGATTGGTGGTGAGCCGCAGCGTGGGGTGTGAATCCGGGTTGCGGCTGGCGCGGGCGATGGCCTCGCCGTAGGCGGGCCCGGAGTACTCCCACGACGCGCTGACCCGGTGGTAGTCGAACGCCGGCTCGCAGTTCATCACCAGTTCGACGGTGCCGCTGACGCAGCGCACGGTGCGAAGCAGGATGTGCTCGGCGTCCCAGTCCATCGGGGTGCGCCGGTGGGTGCGGGAGCGGGTGTCGATGTCGTGCCAGGGGCCCATCACCAGCGCGTCGCGCACGATCAGCCAGCCGGTGTGGGTCTGCCAGGTGGTTTCGAGGATGAGGCTGCCCGGCAGGTAGCGCCGCGCGGCCGGGACGGTCACGCCGTAGGGGCCGAGCCGGAAGTGGCCCGCGCTGCGGTCCAGGATCGCGCCGAACACGCTGGGGGAGTCGGGCCGGGGCACGCACAACCACTCGACCGAACCGGCCGAGGAGATCAGGCAGGTGTTCTCGCAATCGGACAGGAAGCCATAGTCGGCGATCGGCGGGAACGGGTTCCGCAGTGCCCCGCCCGACGAGTACGGCACCGGAGCGGTCACCGTCAGCGGTGTCTCCGGCAGCTTGGTAGTGCCTGGCGCCTTGTCGAGTGCCGCGACGACATCCGTGGGCTCGGTGTGTTGCAGAACCATCCGCACATCATCATCTGCGGATACAGGTGCCGTCTACCCAAGACACACGTGTCGAACGTTACGGGCGGGACGGGACGAAGATGGATGAACCGGGCGATCGCCTACGCTTGCCCCATGGCGGCAATCCTGAACTGGTGGGACGGCGTCGAACTGTGGCTGACCGGGCTGCCGTTCGTCGTGCAGACCGCGGTGGTGATGCCGGTGGTGCTGGCGCTGGCCTATGGCAGTGCGTTGGTCCTCGACGGCGCGCTGGGCTGGGGAATCACCGGATTGCACCGGCTGCGCCACGCCCCGGCCGACGAGGTGGAATCCGAGTGAACGGTATGCCTCGCTCACGTGTCACGCTGATCTTGGTGATCCTGGTTGTCCTGGTCATCGTGATGTGGTTGCTGACCCGCTAGCCGGGATGCAAATCGCTCGCCGGGCGCGACGCCGGAATTCTGTTATTCTTCGCGCCATGCAATCAGCGTCCGGCAAGACTGAGAGCCATGTCTTGGCTCTCATTGCCGTGGGTTCATGCGCTGTTGCTGACGTCGCCTGTTGTCGCTGACTCCAACCCGTCCGCGGTTTGGTGTCGGTGGCGATAGCTCTACGCCCGGATACTTTTCTTCGCCTTTCCGCATGACGGACCTCGCATTGTCCGCTGTCCGCAAGAAAGGTCATCAGTGCCCGTTTACAAGTCCAACCTCAGTAAGTTCTGGCGAACCGCCACCGTCCTGGCCACCACCGGCGTGCTTGCCGTCGGCTGCGGTGGCGGTGCCAGCGATGTCGCCGGCGGTGACAACGGCGCTGCGGGCGCCGACACCACCCTGACGCTCGTCGCCTACGCCGTGCCCGAGCCGGGCTGGAGCAAGATCATCCCGGCGTTTGCCGCCACCGAAGAGGGCAAGGGTGTCGCGGTGACGACGTCGTACGGCGCGTCGGGCGACCAGTCCCGCGCCGTCGCCGACGGCAAGCCGGCTGACATCGTGAACTTCTCGGTGGAGCCCGACATCACCCGGTTGGTCAAGGCCGACAAGGTGGCCGATGACTGGAGTGCGGGCAACACGAAGGGCATCCCGTTCCGTTCTGTGGTGTCATTGGTGGTGCGCAAGGGTAACCCCAAGGGCATCAAGGACTGGGACGATCTGTTGCAGCCCGGGCTCGAGGTCGTCACCCCGAGCCCGCTGAGTTCGGGTTCGGCCAAGTGGAACCTGCTGGCCCCGTATGCGGCAAAGAGCAGCGGTGGCAAGGATTCGGCGGCCGGGCTGGACTTCGTCAACAAGCTGGTGACCGAGCACGTCAAGACCCGTCCGGGTTCGGGCCGTGAGGCCACCGACGTGTTCCTGCAGGGCACCGGCGACGTGCTGATCAGCTACGAGAACGAGGCGATCAACGTCGAGCGGCAGGGCAAGGACGTCGAGCACGTCAACCCGCCGCAGACCTTCAAGATCGAGAACCCGGTGGCCGTGGTGAAGACCAGCGCCCACGCCGACAAGGCCAAGGCGCTGGAGAACTTCCTGTTCACCGCCGAGGGGCAGAAGCTGTGGGCCGAGGCCGGCTTCCGTCCGGTCGATCCCGCGGTGGCGGCGAACTTCACCAAGGACTTCCCGACGCCGGAGAAGCTGTGGACGATCGCTGATCTCGGCGGATGGAAAGAGGCCGACCCGGCGTTGTTCGACAAGGAGAACGGCTCGATCACCAAGATCTACAAGCAGGCGACTGGATGACTTCAGTAGCGCAGACCGATGCAGCCGAACCTGGTTCGGCTGCGCCCGCGCCGGGGGATTCCGCCCCCGGCGCGCGGCCCGGTCGCTACGGCAGCACGTCGCTGCGCGTAGGTGCCGCCTCGATCTGGCTGAGCGTCATCGTGCTGCTGCCGCTGGCGGCGATCCTGTGGCAGGCCGCCGGCGGCGGGTGGAACGCCTTCTGGCTGGCTGTCACCTCCAATGCGGCCCTGGAGTCGTTCCGGGTGACGCTGACCATCTCGGCCGGCGTCACGGTGGTGAACCTGGTCTTCGGCCTGATCGTGGCCTGGGTGCTGACTCGTGACGACTTCCCCGGGAAGCGGCTGGTCGACTCGGTGATCGATCTGCCATTTGCCCTGCCGACGATCGTGGCCAGCCTGGTGATGCTGGCGCTGTACGGTCCGGCCAGCCCGGTCGGGCTGCACCTGCAGCACACCAAATGGGGTGTCGGCGTCGCGCTGCTGTTCGTCACGTTGCCGTTCGTGGTGCGTTCGGTGCAGCCGGTGCTGTTGGAACTTGACCGCGATGTGGAGGAGGCCGCCGCGTCGCTGGGTGCCAACACCTTCACCATCCTGACCAAGATCATCCTGCCTGCGCTGCTGCCGTCATTGCTGTCAGGGGCCGGGTTGGCGTTCTCCCGCGCCATCGGCGAGTTCGGGTCGGTGGTGCTGATCGGCGGCGCGGTTCCCGGCGAGACCGAGGTGTCCTCACAGTGGATCCGGACCCTGATCGAAAACGACGACCGCACCGGAGCCGCGGCGATTTCCATTGTGCTGCTCGTGATCTCGTTCGTGGTGCTGTTCGTGTTGCGGGCCGTGGGCTCGCGGGCGGCCAAACGTGAGGAGCTTTCGGCATGACGCTCTCACCGCCCGTGCGTTACCTGCTGCGCTTCCTGGCACTGGCCTACGTGGCGGTGCTGGTGGTGGTGCCGGTCGGGCTGATCCTGTGGCGGACCTTCAGTCCGGGGATCGGAGCGTTCTTCACGTCGGTGGGAACGCCGGCGGCGATATCGGCGCTGCAGCTGTCGTTGTTGGTCGTGGCGATCGTGGTCCCGCTGAACGTGTTGTTCGGTGTGCCCACGGCCTTGGTGTTGGCGCGCAACCGGTTCCGCGGTAAGAGCGCTCTGCAGGCGATCATCGACCTGCCGTTCGCGGTGTCGCCGGTGGTGGTCGGCGTCGCGTTGATCCTGCTGTGGGGTTCGGCCGGGCTGCTCGGCTTCGTCGAGAACAACCTCGGATTCAAGATCATCTTCGGAATCCCCGGCATCGTGCTGGCCAGCATCTTCGTCACGGTCCCGTTCGTGATCCGTGAGGTCGAGCCGGTGTTGCACGAGATCGGCACCGATCAGGAGGAAGCCGCCGCGACGCTGGGGTCGACCTGGTGGCAGACGTTCTGGCGGATCACCCTGCCGTCGATCCGATGGGGCCTGACGTACGGCATCGTGCTGACCATTGCCCGCACGCTGGGGGAGTTCGGTGCGGTGATCATGGTGTCCTCGAACCTTCCGGGCGCTTCCCAGACGCTGACCCTGCTGGTGGCCGACCGCTACAACCGCGGCACCGCCGAATCGGTGTACGGGGCGTACGCCATCTCGACATTGCTCATGGTGGTGGCCGTGGTGGTCCTGGTTGTCCAGGTGATCCTCGACCGACGCCGAACCAAGGCCGCGCAGTAGGCCGAGAAGGAGACTAGAGCTATGACCGACGCGATCGTGGTTCGGGGCGCCAACAAGCATTACGGCGAGTTTGCGGCGCTGGACAACATCGACTTCGAGGTGCCGTCAGGTTCGTTGACCGCACTGCTGGGCCCGAGTGGCTCGGGCAAGTCCACGCTGCTGCGCGCCATCGCAGGGCTGGACCAGCCCGACACCGGGACCATCACCATCAATGGACGCGATGTCACCGGGGTACCGCCGCAGCGCCGCGGTATCGGGTTCGTGTTCCAGCACTATGCGGCGTTCAAACACCTGACGGTGCGCGACAACGTGGCATTCGGCCTCAAGATCCGCAAGCGGCCCAAGGCCGAGATCAAGGAGAAGGTCGACAATCTGCTCGAAGTGGTGGGGCTGGCCGGTTTCCAGACCCGCTACCCGAACCAGCTCTCCGGTGGTCAGCGTCAGCGCATGGCGTTGGCGCGGGCATTGGCGGTGGATCCGCAGGTGCTGCTGCTCGACGAGCCCTTCGGCGCGTTGGATGCCAAGGTGCGTGACGACCTGCGTACCTGGCTGCGCCGCCTGCACGACGAGGTGCATGTCACCACCGTCCTGGTGACCCACGACCAAGCCGAGGCGCTGGATGTGGCGGACCGGATCGCGGTGCTCAACAAGGGGCGCATCGAGCAGGTCGGCTCGCCGACCCAGGTGTACGACGAGCCCGCCAATGCGTTCGTGATGTCGTTCCTGGGAGCGGTCTCGGAGCTGAACGGAATCCTGGTGCGTCCGCACGATATTCGCGTCGGGCGCAACCCGGAGTTGGCCGTGGCCGCCGGCGACGGCACCGCCGAGGTCACCGGGGTGCTGCGGGCCACGATCGACCGGATCGTGATGCTGGGCTTCGAGGTGCGCGTCGAGCTGACGAGCGCCGCAACCCATGTGCCGTTCACCGCACAGATCACCCGCGGCGACGCCGAGGCGCTGGGGCTCCGTGAAGGCGACACGGTCTACGTACGGGCGACACGGGTTCCGCAGATCGCCGGGGCAGTGCAGGTCGCGGTCGAAGCCAGCGAGGATGAGGCGCTGACCGTCAGCTGAGTCGGTCAGGCCCCATCCATCAGGCCAGGGTCAGGAACAGTCTCTCCAACTCGGCGACGTCCATCGTTTCGTCGCTCTCGCCGGTGATGCACTCCCGTAGACCGGTGGCGACGATCTTGAATCCGGCGCGGTCCAGGGCTCGGGACACCGCGGCGAGCTGGGTGACGACGTCCTTGCAGTCACGACCCTGCTCGATCATGGCGATGACGCCCGAGAGTTGGCCCTGGGCGCGGCGGAGCCGGTTGAGGATGGCGGAGATCGATTCTTCGTCGCAGATCATGTTGTCCCCCTTCGGGGTTCGTTGCGTTGGCTTTCATCATACCCACCCGGGTATGCGGTTCGGGTCATGTTGTCGCAGCGGGAGGGCCGAAAAGCCAGCGCAGCGGACACCATCCCAATCGGGCACAGCTGAGGTTGCCGAGGCCGGCCAGCACCGTCAGGCCGGCCGCGGTGAGCCCGACGGCGGGGTGGATCTCCTGTCCGAGGATCAGCGAGGCCATGAGCAACACGAACCAGCCGAAGGCCCGCCGCATCGCGTCAGGGTCGACGTGCGCGGTCAGGCGGGTGCCCAGCAGGCTGCCCAGCACCGCCGCGGCGGTGACCGCGCCGGCAATCGTCCAATCGATCGGCACGGTGCTCAGATGCCCGGCCAGACCCGCGACCGAGTTCATCGTGATCACCAGCAGTGACGTACCCACCGCGATGGGCATCGGCAGGCCGCCCAGCAGCGCCAGCGCGGGCACCACGAGGAATCCGCCGCCGGCGCCCACGGTGCCGGTCACGAGCCCGACCCCCAGGCCCATGAGCAGGATCTTGACCACCGGCATGGTGCGGGCCGCCGGTTCGCATGCCGTGCGGCCCTTGATCATTGCGATCCCGGTGGCAACCATCACCACCGTGAAGGCGACCAGCAGCACCGATCCGGCGACGACATAGCTGAGCAGGCCGCCCAGGTAAGCGCCGACCATCCCGGCCGCGCCGAACAGCAGGCCACTGCGCCACTGCACACGCCCGGCGCGGGCATGCGACAGGGTGCTGACCGCGCTGGTGACCCCGACGACCAGCAGCGAGGTGGCGATCGCCTGCTTGGCCTCCATGCCGGCCACATAGGCCAGCAGCGGAACGGTCAGGATCGAGCCGCCGCCGCCGAGGAGTCCCAGGGACACCCCGACCAGGACGGCCAGCGCGACAGCCAGGGCGATCATGCCGACGCGCCGGAAGGTGCCCGCTTGGAGCCGGTCAGTTGCTCGACGACGCTCTGTGCGTCACAGGACACGCCCCGGTTGTACGGCAGCTTGGCCAGCATCATGCCCATCGCGCAGGTGTTCGTCAGCGCCGCGGTGGTCAGCCCGGCCCCGATCGCGCCGGCGACCCATTTCAGCTTGGGTGCCGCGATGCTGCCCAGGACGCTGCTGAGCACGATCGAACCCGCGACCAGGCGTACCTGACGTTCCAGATCCCACCGTTGAGCGCCCCGACGGACGCCGAATCCCTTGTCCTGCCAAGCAGTCATGCCGCCGTCGAGGATCGAGACATTAGGCAGACCGGCCGCGCGCAGAGTCTGTCCGGCGGTGCTGGCCCGCTGTCCCGACCGGCACACCAGCACGACGTCCTCGTCGAGATGCTGAGCGATCTCGTCGCGGTGTTCCTGCAACAGATCCAGCGGAACGTTGTAGGCGCCCGGGATGTGCGCGGTTTCGAACTCGCCGGGGGTGCGGACGTCGATCACCCGCGGGCCGGTCCCGGCCTGCTTGCGCTCGTTCAGTTCTGCGGCGTCGATGATCGACGAGGTGGACATCAGGCCAGACCTTTCAACATCAGGTTCCAGTACATGGCGGGCAGCCCGTACTTCTTGAGGTACCAGTACGGCCGGTGCGGCTTCACCGGATCGAGCAGGGGGAATGA
It encodes:
- a CDS encoding sulfate/molybdate ABC transporter ATP-binding protein, which encodes MTDAIVVRGANKHYGEFAALDNIDFEVPSGSLTALLGPSGSGKSTLLRAIAGLDQPDTGTITINGRDVTGVPPQRRGIGFVFQHYAAFKHLTVRDNVAFGLKIRKRPKAEIKEKVDNLLEVVGLAGFQTRYPNQLSGGQRQRMALARALAVDPQVLLLDEPFGALDAKVRDDLRTWLRRLHDEVHVTTVLVTHDQAEALDVADRIAVLNKGRIEQVGSPTQVYDEPANAFVMSFLGAVSELNGILVRPHDIRVGRNPELAVAAGDGTAEVTGVLRATIDRIVMLGFEVRVELTSAATHVPFTAQITRGDAEALGLREGDTVYVRATRVPQIAGAVQVAVEASEDEALTVS
- the cysW gene encoding sulfate ABC transporter permease subunit CysW; this translates as MTLSPPVRYLLRFLALAYVAVLVVVPVGLILWRTFSPGIGAFFTSVGTPAAISALQLSLLVVAIVVPLNVLFGVPTALVLARNRFRGKSALQAIIDLPFAVSPVVVGVALILLWGSAGLLGFVENNLGFKIIFGIPGIVLASIFVTVPFVIREVEPVLHEIGTDQEEAAATLGSTWWQTFWRITLPSIRWGLTYGIVLTIARTLGEFGAVIMVSSNLPGASQTLTLLVADRYNRGTAESVYGAYAISTLLMVVAVVVLVVQVILDRRRTKAAQ
- a CDS encoding Ms4533A family Cys-rich leader peptide; translation: MQSASGKTESHVLALIAVGSCAVADVACCR
- a CDS encoding glycoside hydrolase family 15 protein; this translates as MVLQHTEPTDVVAALDKAPGTTKLPETPLTVTAPVPYSSGGALRNPFPPIADYGFLSDCENTCLISSAGSVEWLCVPRPDSPSVFGAILDRSAGHFRLGPYGVTVPAARRYLPGSLILETTWQTHTGWLIVRDALVMGPWHDIDTRSRTHRRTPMDWDAEHILLRTVRCVSGTVELVMNCEPAFDYHRVSASWEYSGPAYGEAIARASRNPDSHPTLRLTTNLRIGIEGREARARTRLTEGDNVFVALSWSKHPAPQTYEEAAEKMWKTSESWRQWINIGDFPDHPWRSYLQRSALTLKGLTYSPTGALLAAPTTSLPETPHGERNWDYRYSWIRDSTFALWGLYTLGLDREADDFFSFIADVSGANNGERHPLQVMYGVGGERSLVEEELHHLSGYDNARPVRIGNGAYNQMQHDIWGTMLDSVYLHAKSREQIPEALWPVLKNQVEEAIKHWKDPDRGIWEVRGEPQHFTSSKIMCWVALDRGSKLAELQGEKSYAQQWRATAEEIKADVLARGVDSRGVLTQRYGDDALDASLLLSVLTRFLPSDDPRVRATVLAIADELTEDGLVLRYRVEETDDGLSGEEGTFTICSFWLVSALVEIGEVSRAKHLLERLLSFASPLHLYAEEIEPRTGRHLGNFPQAFTHLALINAVVHVIRAEEESDSSGVFQPANAPM
- a CDS encoding sulfate ABC transporter substrate-binding protein, translating into MPVYKSNLSKFWRTATVLATTGVLAVGCGGGASDVAGGDNGAAGADTTLTLVAYAVPEPGWSKIIPAFAATEEGKGVAVTTSYGASGDQSRAVADGKPADIVNFSVEPDITRLVKADKVADDWSAGNTKGIPFRSVVSLVVRKGNPKGIKDWDDLLQPGLEVVTPSPLSSGSAKWNLLAPYAAKSSGGKDSAAGLDFVNKLVTEHVKTRPGSGREATDVFLQGTGDVLISYENEAINVERQGKDVEHVNPPQTFKIENPVAVVKTSAHADKAKALENFLFTAEGQKLWAEAGFRPVDPAVAANFTKDFPTPEKLWTIADLGGWKEADPALFDKENGSITKIYKQATG
- a CDS encoding metal-sensitive transcriptional regulator codes for the protein MICDEESISAILNRLRRAQGQLSGVIAMIEQGRDCKDVVTQLAAVSRALDRAGFKIVATGLRECITGESDETMDVAELERLFLTLA
- the cysT gene encoding sulfate ABC transporter permease subunit CysT: MTSVAQTDAAEPGSAAPAPGDSAPGARPGRYGSTSLRVGAASIWLSVIVLLPLAAILWQAAGGGWNAFWLAVTSNAALESFRVTLTISAGVTVVNLVFGLIVAWVLTRDDFPGKRLVDSVIDLPFALPTIVASLVMLALYGPASPVGLHLQHTKWGVGVALLFVTLPFVVRSVQPVLLELDRDVEEAAASLGANTFTILTKIILPALLPSLLSGAGLAFSRAIGEFGSVVLIGGAVPGETEVSSQWIRTLIENDDRTGAAAISIVLLVISFVVLFVLRAVGSRAAKREELSA
- a CDS encoding rhodanese-like domain-containing protein, encoding MSTSSIIDAAELNERKQAGTGPRVIDVRTPGEFETAHIPGAYNVPLDLLQEHRDEIAQHLDEDVVLVCRSGQRASTAGQTLRAAGLPNVSILDGGMTAWQDKGFGVRRGAQRWDLERQVRLVAGSIVLSSVLGSIAAPKLKWVAGAIGAGLTTAALTNTCAMGMMLAKLPYNRGVSCDAQSVVEQLTGSKRAPSGASA
- a CDS encoding sulfite exporter TauE/SafE family protein, producing MIALAVALAVLVGVSLGLLGGGGSILTVPLLAYVAGMEAKQAIATSLLVVGVTSAVSTLSHARAGRVQWRSGLLFGAAGMVGAYLGGLLSYVVAGSVLLVAFTVVMVATGIAMIKGRTACEPAARTMPVVKILLMGLGVGLVTGTVGAGGGFLVVPALALLGGLPMPIAVGTSLLVITMNSVAGLAGHLSTVPIDWTIAGAVTAAAVLGSLLGTRLTAHVDPDAMRRAFGWFVLLMASLILGQEIHPAVGLTAAGLTVLAGLGNLSCARLGWCPLRWLFGPPAATT